A genomic segment from Pseudomonadales bacterium encodes:
- a CDS encoding NAD(+) kinase has protein sequence MADHFKRVGLVSRKGSRQVVDTLTMLASFLQARGAELVIESETHALLDRRIANQQVCDREQLGNNCDLVIVVGGDGSMLGVARALCRQSVPVLGINRGSLGFLTDIAPDEIEQRVGNVLSGHYRLEERFLLETKVFRDKKLIADGDALNEIVLHRGASLRMIEFALYLDDHFVYSQHSDGLIVSTPTGSTAYALSGGGPILHPALDAMALVPMFPHTLTSRPIVVTGNSHLRVVLSKPSANAELDGKPELSCDGQMHISLRAGDEVYIKKKKEVLKLVHPLDHDYYETCRTKLGWGSRLA, from the coding sequence ATGGCAGATCATTTTAAACGGGTTGGCCTTGTCAGTCGCAAAGGAAGTCGTCAGGTTGTAGATACTTTGACGATGTTGGCGAGTTTCCTGCAAGCGCGTGGAGCAGAATTAGTAATTGAAAGTGAAACACACGCGTTGCTTGATAGAAGGATCGCTAATCAGCAAGTGTGTGATCGGGAGCAGCTGGGAAACAATTGTGATCTAGTGATTGTTGTAGGTGGTGACGGCAGCATGCTCGGGGTTGCGCGTGCATTGTGTCGTCAATCTGTACCGGTGTTAGGTATTAATCGTGGCAGCCTTGGTTTTTTAACGGATATTGCGCCGGATGAAATTGAACAGCGCGTAGGCAATGTTTTGTCTGGTCACTATCGATTGGAAGAGCGGTTTTTGTTAGAGACAAAAGTTTTTCGCGATAAGAAACTCATCGCAGATGGCGATGCTCTGAACGAAATTGTTTTACATCGCGGCGCTTCACTGCGCATGATCGAGTTTGCGCTGTATTTGGATGATCATTTTGTTTACAGCCAGCACTCTGATGGTTTGATCGTTTCCACACCAACAGGCTCAACAGCGTATGCACTATCTGGCGGTGGTCCTATTTTGCATCCTGCGTTGGACGCCATGGCTTTAGTGCCCATGTTTCCCCATACATTGACTAGCCGTCCTATTGTTGTGACAGGAAACAGCCACTTGCGTGTTGTGCTGAGTAAGCCTAGCGCAAATGCTGAGCTGGATGGAAAGCCAGAGTTATCTTGTGATGGTCAGATGCACATTTCATTGCGTGCCGGCGATGAGGTATACATAAAAAAGAAAAAAGAAGTGCTTAAGCTTGTGCATCCACTTGATCATGATTATTACGAAACTTGCCGCACAAAATTAGGGTGGGGCAGCCGCTTAGCATAG
- a CDS encoding cyclic nucleotide-binding domain-containing protein, whose translation MRNLPSALIRRLIPLNGLNENSLQLLLDHNDSFLVGAGQLLFSIADSTRYYFYLLSGEAEVCYSVGSVTHTAEQRFPIGYEEIGLQSVVALTYCICLRIERSMLDKQLCWDHVASAIELDLSYRAERDDEASWRLTLLRSNLFLKVPPLNVSQIFSRLKPVRVNAGDIILRQGDAGDGCYFIRQGRAAVTRRLDDHSEHHLVDIGYGRCFGEDALIYNTVRNATVTMISDGLLMRLDKADFMLLLREPAVEYLKSSDLEQALATDVVVLDVRLPEEFDIARLPKAVNTPLACLPLYLASALDSNKQFIVCCDTGMRSRAAVFLMQSKGFSAQYLLHGIDGLDARVRSDFLDVVPPLSPIAYESSTG comes from the coding sequence ATGCGCAATTTGCCTTCTGCCCTAATTCGTCGCTTGATTCCGTTAAACGGTCTCAATGAAAATTCTTTGCAGTTGCTGCTTGATCATAATGACTCTTTCTTGGTTGGCGCTGGGCAACTATTATTTTCTATTGCGGACAGCACTCGATATTATTTTTATTTATTATCGGGAGAGGCTGAAGTTTGCTATTCCGTAGGTAGTGTGACGCACACCGCAGAACAGCGTTTTCCTATAGGCTACGAAGAGATCGGCCTTCAATCAGTAGTAGCTCTTACGTACTGTATTTGTTTGCGTATTGAGCGCTCTATGCTTGATAAGCAATTGTGTTGGGATCATGTAGCCTCAGCTATAGAGCTGGATCTCTCCTATCGAGCAGAGAGAGATGATGAGGCCAGCTGGCGATTGACGCTATTGCGCTCAAATTTATTCCTTAAAGTTCCGCCGTTGAATGTGAGTCAGATTTTCTCGCGATTAAAGCCTGTGCGTGTGAATGCGGGCGATATTATTTTGCGTCAAGGTGACGCTGGCGATGGCTGTTATTTTATTCGGCAAGGTAGAGCGGCAGTAACAAGACGGCTTGACGATCATTCAGAGCATCATTTGGTCGATATTGGTTATGGGCGCTGCTTTGGTGAAGATGCATTAATTTATAACACTGTGCGTAACGCAACGGTGACGATGATTAGCGATGGACTACTGATGCGCCTTGATAAGGCAGATTTCATGTTGCTATTGCGTGAGCCTGCCGTCGAATATTTGAAATCTTCTGATTTGGAGCAAGCATTGGCAACGGATGTCGTTGTGTTAGATGTTCGTTTGCCAGAAGAGTTTGATATTGCCCGCTTGCCTAAGGCAGTTAACACGCCATTGGCATGTTTGCCCCTGTATCTGGCATCAGCGTTGGATAGTAACAAGCAATTTATTGTTTGCTGTGACACAGGTATGCGTTCGCGTGCTGCGGTTTTTTTAATGCAATCGAAAGGTTTTTCTGCACAATACTTGCTGCATGGTATTGATGGGCTTGATGCGCGTGTACGCAGTGATTTTTTAGATGTGGTGCCGCCGTTGTCACCTATTGCCTATGAAAGTAGTACAGGTTGA
- the pnp gene encoding polyribonucleotide nucleotidyltransferase produces the protein MKAIIKKFQYGDQTVTLETGRIARQATGAVLASMGSTTVLCTVVGAKTAKEGQDFFPLSVHYQEKAYAAGKIPGGFFKREGRPSEKETLTSRLIDRPIRPLFPNDFNNEVQVVCTVVSAEKDTDPDIIAMIGTSAALAISGIPFNGPIGAARVGYTDTTGYILNPGYKKLSESELDMVVAGTKDAVLMVESEAKELPEDIMLGAVLFAHSEMQVVVAAINALAAEAGKPRWDWQPPAENRALQDRVVAAVGPQIGEAYRIIEKQQRYARLNELRKDAIEKVSAGEGDFGDKDIADMFGKLEKKVVRNRVLNGEPRIDGRDNRTVRPLAIEVGVLPSVHGSALFTRGETQAIVVATLGSLRDAQVIDALEGERKDPFMLHYNFPPYSVGECGRMGGTGRREIGHGRLARRGVAAMLPAQEVFPYAMRVVSEITESNGSSSMASVCGSSLALMDAGVPLKAPVAGIAMGLVKDGNRFAVLTDILGDEDHLGDMDFKVAGTANGITALQMDIKIEGINEEIMDRALEQALAARLQILAEMNKVISTPRTAIAETAPRFTQIKIDPEKIRDLIGKGGATIRGITEATGSQIDIEDTGVVRVYAANADAQQETLRRIEAITAEAEVGAIYTGKVVRIVDFGAFVEFMPGKDGLVHISQICHERIASVSDRLQEGQEVQVKVLDIDNRGRIKLSIKETLPEAIVEAVSASESTEG, from the coding sequence GTGAAAGCAATTATTAAGAAATTTCAATACGGCGACCAGACCGTCACTCTGGAAACAGGACGCATTGCGCGTCAAGCAACTGGCGCAGTGTTGGCTTCTATGGGTAGCACTACTGTGTTGTGTACGGTAGTTGGTGCAAAAACAGCAAAAGAAGGGCAAGATTTTTTCCCGCTGTCTGTTCACTACCAAGAAAAAGCGTACGCAGCCGGAAAAATTCCTGGTGGATTTTTTAAGCGCGAAGGTCGTCCTAGTGAAAAAGAAACACTGACTTCGCGTTTGATTGATCGCCCAATTCGCCCGCTGTTTCCCAATGATTTTAATAATGAAGTACAAGTAGTTTGTACTGTCGTATCCGCAGAAAAAGATACCGATCCCGATATCATCGCCATGATCGGCACATCGGCTGCCTTAGCCATTTCTGGTATTCCATTTAACGGCCCAATCGGCGCGGCGCGCGTGGGTTATACCGATACTACTGGTTATATTTTGAATCCTGGCTATAAAAAACTCAGCGAATCTGAGTTGGATATGGTGGTGGCGGGCACGAAAGATGCTGTGTTGATGGTGGAGTCTGAAGCTAAAGAATTGCCAGAAGACATCATGTTGGGCGCAGTGTTGTTTGCGCACAGTGAAATGCAAGTGGTTGTCGCTGCGATCAATGCGCTGGCAGCCGAAGCGGGTAAACCGCGTTGGGATTGGCAGCCGCCTGCTGAAAATCGCGCATTGCAAGATCGCGTAGTTGCAGCGGTGGGCCCACAAATTGGTGAAGCGTATCGCATCATAGAAAAACAACAACGCTATGCGCGTCTCAATGAATTGCGCAAAGACGCTATTGAAAAAGTGTCTGCTGGCGAAGGTGATTTTGGTGATAAAGATATTGCCGATATGTTTGGCAAATTAGAGAAAAAAGTGGTTCGCAATCGTGTGTTGAATGGTGAGCCGCGTATTGATGGTCGCGATAACCGCACAGTGCGTCCATTAGCAATTGAAGTCGGTGTATTACCGTCTGTGCACGGTTCTGCTTTGTTCACGCGCGGCGAAACGCAAGCCATTGTTGTTGCAACTTTGGGTTCATTGCGTGATGCGCAAGTGATTGATGCGCTGGAAGGTGAGCGCAAAGATCCTTTTATGTTGCACTACAACTTCCCTCCGTATTCCGTGGGCGAGTGTGGTCGCATGGGTGGCACTGGTCGTCGTGAAATTGGTCACGGTCGTTTGGCGCGCCGTGGGGTTGCTGCTATGTTGCCAGCACAAGAAGTTTTTCCGTATGCCATGCGTGTGGTGTCAGAAATTACCGAATCTAACGGTTCAAGCTCAATGGCTTCTGTCTGTGGTAGCAGCTTGGCATTGATGGATGCAGGCGTACCTTTGAAAGCGCCTGTTGCGGGTATCGCAATGGGCTTGGTGAAAGACGGTAATCGTTTCGCAGTGTTGACCGACATTTTGGGCGACGAGGATCATCTCGGTGATATGGATTTCAAAGTAGCGGGTACTGCTAACGGTATTACTGCGCTGCAAATGGATATTAAAATTGAAGGCATCAACGAAGAAATTATGGACCGCGCGTTGGAGCAAGCTTTGGCTGCGCGTCTGCAAATTCTCGCTGAAATGAATAAAGTGATTAGCACGCCGCGTACAGCAATTGCTGAAACAGCGCCACGCTTTACACAGATCAAAATTGATCCAGAAAAAATTCGCGATTTGATCGGTAAAGGTGGTGCGACGATTCGCGGCATCACAGAAGCGACTGGCTCGCAAATCGATATCGAAGATACGGGTGTGGTGCGTGTTTATGCTGCCAATGCAGATGCGCAACAGGAAACGCTGCGCCGTATCGAAGCGATTACCGCAGAAGCAGAGGTTGGCGCTATCTACACCGGCAAAGTGGTGCGTATCGTAGACTTTGGTGCTTTCGTTGAGTTTATGCCAGGCAAAGATGGCTTGGTGCATATCTCGCAAATCTGCCACGAGCGTATCGCCTCTGTGTCTGATCGCCTACAAGAAGGTCAAGAAGTGCAGGTTAAGGTGTTGGATATCGATAATCGCGGCAGAATTAAGCTGTCTATTAAAGAGACACTGCCGGAAGCGATTGTTGAAGCAGTTTCTGCTAGCGAATCGACAGAAGGTTGA
- the rpsO gene encoding 30S ribosomal protein S15: MALSVEEKIAIVKEHGQGEKDTGSTEVQVALLTANINKLQGHFGAHKQDHHSRRGLIRMVNQRRKMLDYLKRKDINRYAQLIAKLGLRR, from the coding sequence ATGGCTCTGTCAGTTGAAGAAAAAATTGCAATTGTTAAAGAACACGGTCAAGGCGAAAAAGATACAGGCTCGACAGAAGTGCAAGTTGCACTACTGACAGCCAATATCAATAAGTTGCAAGGCCATTTTGGTGCGCACAAACAAGATCACCACTCTCGTCGCGGCTTGATTCGCATGGTTAACCAGCGTCGTAAAATGCTGGATTATCTCAAACGCAAAGACATCAATCGCTACGCGCAGTTGATTGCTAAATTAGGTTTGCGTCGCTAA
- the truB gene encoding tRNA pseudouridine(55) synthase TruB, with product MSKPRKARGRRVDGILLLDKPLGMSSNAALQRVKWLFSAAKAGHTGSLDPMATGVLPLCFGEATKFSQHLLDADKAYRCTIRFGIRTSTADAEGEVLSDKPAPALTQEQVQAAMAGFVGQIEQVPPMFSALKHQGTPLYKLAREGVEIERASRRVTIHQLTLLDFRTGGYPEADIEVVVSKGTYIRTLAEDIGEKLAYGAHVSALRRIQAGQFKEAACVSLERLVEICGEDREQAAAQLDQFLLPMESALAHLPVVTVPASMGAYLRQGQAVLALDALRVAAVGEIIRVMQDNSEFLGVAEIQSDGRIAPKRLLQ from the coding sequence ATGAGCAAACCACGCAAGGCGCGCGGTCGGCGTGTCGATGGTATTTTGTTGTTGGATAAACCACTGGGCATGAGTTCAAACGCTGCATTACAGCGCGTGAAGTGGCTGTTTTCTGCAGCAAAAGCGGGGCATACCGGCAGTTTGGATCCGATGGCGACTGGTGTATTGCCGCTGTGCTTTGGCGAAGCCACCAAGTTTTCACAGCATTTGTTGGATGCCGATAAAGCGTACCGCTGCACGATTCGTTTTGGTATTCGCACCAGTACGGCGGATGCAGAAGGCGAAGTGTTGTCGGATAAACCAGCACCGGCGTTGACGCAAGAACAAGTGCAGGCCGCGATGGCGGGCTTCGTGGGGCAGATCGAACAAGTACCGCCCATGTTTTCCGCGCTAAAGCATCAAGGGACGCCGCTGTATAAATTGGCGCGTGAAGGTGTCGAGATTGAGCGCGCGTCACGCCGCGTCACTATCCATCAACTGACGCTTCTCGATTTCCGTACGGGTGGTTATCCCGAAGCGGATATTGAGGTGGTCGTCAGCAAAGGCACTTACATACGCACGCTAGCGGAAGATATTGGTGAGAAGCTGGCATACGGTGCGCATGTGTCGGCTTTGCGGCGCATACAGGCGGGACAGTTCAAGGAAGCGGCTTGTGTTTCTCTGGAGCGCCTTGTTGAGATTTGTGGTGAGGATAGAGAGCAAGCGGCGGCACAGCTCGATCAGTTTTTGCTACCGATGGAGTCTGCGCTTGCGCATTTGCCAGTGGTCACTGTGCCGGCGTCGATGGGTGCTTATTTGCGCCAAGGGCAGGCGGTATTGGCGCTTGACGCGCTGCGAGTGGCTGCGGTGGGTGAAATCATCCGAGTAATGCAGGATAATAGCGAGTTCCTTGGGGTGGCTGAAATCCAGTCGGATGGCAGAATCGCTCCAAAACGGTTGCTGCAATAA
- the rbfA gene encoding 30S ribosome-binding factor RbfA, with protein MAQEYSRTQRVGDYLKRELALLIQQELRDPRVGMVNINEVEVSRDLAHAKVFVTFVGDRSDEINAQALKVLNAAQGFLRSRIASNNHMRTTPRLSFVLDVSVQRGARLSALIDQALAADSELHSAPKD; from the coding sequence ATGGCACAGGAATACAGCCGCACACAGCGCGTGGGAGATTATCTCAAGCGCGAGTTGGCTCTGCTGATTCAGCAAGAGCTGCGCGACCCGCGTGTCGGCATGGTGAATATCAACGAAGTGGAAGTGAGTCGCGATTTGGCGCACGCCAAAGTGTTTGTCACTTTTGTTGGTGATCGCAGCGATGAAATCAACGCGCAGGCATTGAAAGTTTTGAATGCGGCGCAAGGTTTTTTGCGCAGTCGCATCGCGTCAAATAATCACATGCGCACCACGCCGCGTTTGAGTTTTGTGCTGGATGTGAGTGTGCAGCGCGGTGCGCGTTTGTCAGCGTTGATCGATCAAGCACTCGCTGCGGATAGCGAGCTGCATTCAGCGCCTAAAGACTAG
- the infB gene encoding translation initiation factor IF-2: MSDVVVSQLAENIGTPVERLLKQMEDAGLPQRKASDSVSDEQKEVLLNFLREAHGGEVDSGPKKITLKRKTVSTLKTGTGAARKSVSVEVRKKRTYVKREDAAADDSAAQQAEIETELETSAAVVETVVETPVIEEVPVIEEVEQGPAAPEVVEPEPEPVVAAVEEAVEAAPEPEVRVPSKLAGKILGRSALDDAEQRRQAAILARRAAEEIEQLELARKKKILEAEKQSKAQAAASAGEKPAAAAAATDTRPDVLKKRTKQDEEDDKKKKGGAAKTREKAGRAKPNRNDVFEILDEEDVERHSEDMDFRPFAQGKGKHKVKVSNKHTFQRPTEKQVLQVALPEEIPVGDLAQKMNVKGVEVVKALMKLGVMANISQTIDRDTATLIVEEFGHTAVSVSENALEENLEALLAGDEGTALPRAPVVTVMGHVDHGKTSLLDYIRKAKVASGEAGGITQHIGAYRVETARGLITFLDTPGHAAFTAMRSRGAQSTDVVILVVAADDGVMPQTVEAIQHAKAAGVPIVVAINKIDKPAADPERVKNELVQREVIPEEWGGDTQFIPVSAHTGEGIDNLLEAVLLQAEMLELRAPADIAAQGVVIESRLDKGRGAVASLLVQRGTLRRGDIVLAGVNYGRVRAMFDHTGKAIDEAGPSVPVELLGLDGVPNAGDSFMVVPDERRAREVAQFREQKLRQSRHGRQQSVNLENIFDNIGVDEKKILNIVLKADVRGSLEAIQTSLAGLGNDEVEVRVVSGGVGGIAETDVNLAVTTSAIILGFNVRAEGAARKRAEQEGVEIRYYSIIYNLLDEMKLALAGMLAPETREEIVGIAQVRDVFNSPKFGQIAGCMVIEGTVYRNKPIRVLRDNVVIYQGQLESLRRFKDDASEVRAGMECGIGVKDYNDVKVGDQIEVYQVSTIARTL, from the coding sequence ATGAGCGATGTTGTAGTTAGTCAGTTGGCAGAAAATATTGGCACCCCCGTTGAGCGTTTGCTGAAACAAATGGAAGACGCAGGTTTGCCTCAACGCAAAGCGAGCGATTCTGTTTCAGATGAACAGAAAGAAGTTTTATTGAACTTCTTGCGTGAAGCACACGGCGGTGAAGTGGACAGTGGCCCAAAAAAAATCACTTTGAAACGCAAAACTGTTAGCACGCTGAAAACAGGCACGGGTGCTGCGCGCAAATCCGTGAGTGTTGAAGTGCGCAAGAAACGCACTTATGTCAAACGCGAAGATGCGGCGGCTGATGATTCTGCTGCGCAGCAAGCTGAAATTGAAACGGAATTGGAAACTAGCGCAGCGGTGGTTGAAACTGTTGTCGAGACACCCGTTATCGAAGAAGTTCCCGTTATTGAAGAAGTAGAACAAGGACCTGCTGCGCCCGAAGTTGTAGAGCCGGAGCCAGAACCCGTTGTTGCAGCTGTTGAGGAAGCGGTTGAAGCAGCGCCGGAGCCAGAAGTGCGCGTACCTTCAAAATTGGCAGGTAAAATTTTAGGTCGTTCCGCGTTGGATGATGCGGAGCAACGCCGTCAAGCCGCTATTCTCGCTCGCCGTGCAGCAGAAGAAATTGAGCAGCTGGAGTTGGCACGCAAGAAAAAAATCTTGGAAGCGGAGAAGCAAAGCAAAGCGCAGGCAGCTGCCAGCGCTGGCGAAAAACCTGCTGCAGCGGCAGCGGCGACAGATACGCGCCCTGATGTGCTGAAAAAACGCACCAAACAGGATGAAGAAGACGATAAGAAGAAAAAAGGTGGCGCTGCCAAAACGCGTGAAAAAGCGGGCAGAGCAAAACCGAATCGTAATGATGTGTTTGAAATTCTGGATGAAGAAGATGTTGAGCGTCACAGCGAAGACATGGACTTCCGCCCCTTTGCTCAGGGCAAAGGCAAACACAAAGTAAAAGTCAGTAACAAACACACATTCCAGCGCCCAACGGAAAAACAGGTATTGCAAGTTGCACTGCCAGAAGAAATTCCAGTAGGTGATTTGGCGCAGAAAATGAATGTCAAAGGCGTGGAAGTCGTGAAAGCGCTAATGAAATTGGGTGTGATGGCGAATATCAGTCAGACGATTGATCGCGATACGGCAACACTGATTGTCGAAGAGTTTGGTCACACGGCTGTTTCTGTTTCTGAAAACGCACTGGAAGAAAATTTAGAAGCCTTGTTGGCAGGTGATGAAGGTACAGCATTGCCGCGTGCGCCTGTTGTAACGGTAATGGGTCATGTCGATCACGGTAAAACTTCATTGCTCGATTACATTCGTAAAGCCAAAGTAGCATCAGGCGAAGCGGGTGGTATTACACAGCACATTGGCGCCTATCGTGTAGAAACAGCGCGCGGTTTAATCACTTTCTTGGATACACCAGGTCACGCAGCCTTTACTGCGATGCGTTCTCGCGGCGCGCAATCAACGGATGTCGTTATTCTTGTTGTTGCAGCGGATGACGGTGTGATGCCGCAGACAGTGGAAGCGATTCAACACGCAAAAGCTGCTGGCGTGCCTATTGTTGTTGCGATCAACAAAATTGATAAACCCGCTGCCGATCCTGAGCGTGTAAAAAATGAATTAGTGCAACGCGAAGTGATTCCAGAAGAATGGGGTGGTGATACGCAGTTCATCCCTGTTTCTGCACACACGGGCGAAGGTATCGATAATTTGCTGGAAGCCGTTTTGCTGCAAGCAGAAATGCTGGAGCTGCGTGCGCCAGCCGATATCGCTGCGCAAGGTGTTGTTATCGAATCGCGCTTGGATAAAGGCCGCGGTGCGGTAGCCAGTTTGTTGGTGCAGCGCGGCACACTGCGTCGCGGAGACATTGTGTTGGCGGGCGTGAATTACGGCCGCGTGCGCGCCATGTTTGATCATACTGGGAAAGCGATTGATGAAGCGGGGCCTTCCGTGCCTGTTGAATTATTGGGCTTGGATGGTGTGCCGAATGCTGGCGATAGCTTCATGGTGGTGCCAGATGAGCGCCGCGCGCGCGAAGTGGCGCAATTCCGTGAACAGAAATTGCGTCAATCGCGTCACGGTCGTCAGCAGTCAGTCAATTTGGAAAATATTTTTGACAATATCGGCGTTGATGAGAAAAAAATTCTCAACATCGTATTGAAAGCCGATGTACGCGGTTCTTTGGAAGCCATTCAAACGTCGTTGGCTGGATTGGGTAACGACGAAGTGGAAGTGCGCGTGGTGAGTGGGGGTGTAGGCGGTATCGCAGAAACCGATGTCAACCTCGCCGTAACAACTAGCGCGATTATTCTGGGCTTCAATGTGCGAGCCGAAGGTGCCGCGCGTAAACGCGCAGAACAAGAAGGCGTAGAAATTCGTTACTACAGCATCATCTACAATTTGTTGGATGAAATGAAACTGGCGTTGGCAGGTATGTTGGCGCCAGAAACGCGCGAAGAGATTGTCGGTATTGCACAAGTGCGCGATGTCTTTAATTCACCGAAGTTTGGTCAAATCGCTGGCTGTATGGTGATAGAAGGCACTGTGTATCGCAATAAACCGATTCGCGTGTTGCGCGACAATGTGGTGATTTACCAAGGGCAATTGGAATCATTGCGCCGCTTCAAAGACGACGCATCCGAAGTGCGTGCGGGTATGGAGTGCGGTATCGGCGTGAAAGATTACAACGATGTCAAAGTGGGTGACCAAATTGAGGTCTACCAAGTCAGCACCATTGCGCGCACGCTGTAA
- the nusA gene encoding transcription termination factor NusA: MSKEILLVADAVSHERGVDKEMIFQALEQALASATKKRYDENADIVVTIDRQTGSYTTVRRWEVMPDDVLAELGTQFTLEEAHEQDTSLKAGDIYEETVENIEFGRIAAQTAKQVIVQKVREAERAQMVDMYRHRLGELINGSVKKVTRDNIIVDLGSNAEAILPRENLVGRELFRMNDRVRAVLIEIRQDQRGPQLILSRSCPEMLIELFKIEVPEIAEQVIEIRAAARDPGSRAKIAVKTNDGRIDPVGACVGMRGSRVQAVSGELDNERIDIVLWNDNPAQLVISAMAPAEVESIVMDEDTRTMDVAVAEENLAMAIGRGGQNVKLASQLTGWAINVMSTEEAEAKQQQEAGSILELFMAALDVDEDVASVLVEEGFTSLEEVAYVPLDEMMNIEGFDEEVATELRNRAKDALLTRALAKEERAGGQPAADLLSMDGMDEALAYKLAANGICTMEDLAEQAVDDVLEIAPELGEEKIASLIMTARAPWFA, translated from the coding sequence ATGAGCAAAGAAATTCTTTTGGTGGCGGATGCTGTCTCCCACGAGCGGGGAGTAGACAAGGAAATGATTTTTCAAGCCTTGGAGCAGGCGCTCGCGTCAGCGACCAAAAAACGCTACGACGAAAATGCAGATATCGTGGTAACGATTGACAGGCAAACAGGCAGTTACACCACTGTTAGACGCTGGGAAGTGATGCCAGATGATGTGTTGGCGGAGCTCGGCACGCAATTCACGCTGGAAGAAGCGCATGAACAAGACACCAGCCTCAAAGCGGGCGATATCTACGAAGAAACGGTAGAAAACATCGAGTTTGGACGTATCGCTGCACAAACCGCTAAACAAGTGATTGTGCAAAAAGTGCGTGAAGCCGAACGCGCGCAGATGGTGGATATGTATCGTCATCGCCTCGGCGAATTGATCAATGGTTCGGTTAAAAAAGTCACACGCGACAACATCATTGTCGATTTAGGTAGCAACGCCGAAGCGATTTTGCCGCGTGAAAACTTGGTTGGTCGTGAATTGTTCCGTATGAATGATCGTGTGCGCGCAGTGTTGATCGAAATTCGTCAAGATCAACGCGGCCCGCAATTAATTTTGTCGCGCAGCTGTCCAGAAATGCTGATCGAATTGTTCAAAATTGAAGTGCCAGAAATTGCTGAGCAAGTAATCGAAATTCGCGCAGCTGCTCGTGATCCAGGTTCGCGTGCAAAAATCGCAGTAAAAACCAATGACGGTCGTATCGATCCTGTCGGTGCTTGCGTGGGTATGCGCGGTTCGCGTGTGCAAGCGGTATCCGGTGAATTGGATAACGAGCGCATTGATATCGTGTTGTGGAATGACAACCCTGCGCAATTAGTCATCAGTGCGATGGCGCCGGCGGAAGTGGAATCTATCGTGATGGACGAAGACACACGCACGATGGATGTTGCGGTGGCAGAAGAAAATTTGGCAATGGCGATTGGTCGCGGCGGTCAAAATGTGAAGTTGGCTTCACAACTGACGGGCTGGGCAATCAATGTCATGAGCACTGAAGAAGCCGAAGCTAAACAGCAGCAAGAAGCAGGTTCTATTTTGGAGTTGTTTATGGCGGCATTGGATGTGGATGAAGATGTTGCATCGGTGTTGGTGGAAGAAGGTTTTACTTCGTTAGAAGAAGTGGCTTATGTACCGCTCGATGAAATGATGAACATCGAAGGTTTTGACGAAGAGGTTGCTACCGAATTGCGTAATCGTGCAAAAGACGCACTGTTGACGCGTGCGCTGGCAAAAGAAGAACGCGCCGGCGGACAGCCTGCTGCAGATTTGTTGAGCATGGATGGTATGGATGAAGCGCTAGCTTACAAGTTGGCAGCGAACGGTATTTGCACCATGGAAGATTTAGCGGAACAAGCGGTTGATGATGTTTTGGAAATTGCCCCTGAATTGGGCGAAGAAAAAATAGCGAGTCTGATTATGACGGCGCGTGCGCCGTGGTTTGCCTGA